The DNA segment GGGAGCAACGTACCGGGAATCGGCGAGTATTTCACTAACGAGCTCGTCATGCCCGCTCGCGTTGCTAGTCCCTGGCAGAAACTTGACTTTGCTAGCCTCCAGCAACCAAACAAGCAGTTCAGGCCACGTTATATATCGGTGGCAGGTCTTGCCAGTGTAAACAAGGAAAGTATTTGGCGATGATAAACCTTCTTCCTCCACTTTATCACCGTCAACTCATTGCTTCACGCGCCAATACCCTGCTCGCTCGATATGTTGTGCTATCACTGCTTCTCATCATCGTTATGATTGCCGAGATGACTGCAGTTTACCTGTTTTTATCAAGCTCGAAGGCACAGAGTGAGGCCGCTATCAGCGAAAATGATCAAAAAACAGCGAAATATAGCGAAGTGCAAAAACAAGCTGAACAATTTAGAACTGATCTTGTGACGGCAAAGACTATTCTTGACAAGCAGGTACCCTACACAAAGATTTTCCGCACGGTAGCTGATCTAATGCCAGACGGTGTTATCCTCAATCACCTAACCATCGATCCGTCAACCTTTGGCACACCCACGAACCTTGATATTCGGGCTCGTACCTACCAAGCAGCGATTGCCTTCCACACGACCCTCAACAATTCAAACGTACTATCAAATGTTAGTTTTCAGACGGTCTCATTTGATGCGCAAGATAAGACTGGGTACCCCTACTCTTCTACACTCAGTGTTACCTTCAAAAAAGAAGCGCTGACTGAAGGAGTCGAGTAGATGATTAAGCGTTTGTCAGCAACCCAATTACGTGCAACACTGATCGCCGTGCTTGTACTGCTGGCTGGTGCAGGTATTGGTATATTTATGTTTGGATATGGACTACTCGGCACGGTCGCACAAGAGAGTAGCGACGCAAATCAAAAAGTAAACGAGACCAGCAAAAATCTCGAGAACATCATACAAGTACAGCGCGACCTATCAACCAATAAGGTTGCAATACAGCGCGCTTCACTCATCGCCGCCGAGAGCCACAACTATAATTATCAAAACCAGATCATCCAAGATCTTAGTACCTATGCTAGCAAGTCAGGCGTCATCATATCAGACTTCAACTTTATGAGCGGAAAAACGACGAGCGGTGGTACTATTCAGGGAAGTGCAGTAGGCTCAAGCGGGGGGTCACTTAAGTCGATCATGGTAGCAGTCACTATTAAGAGTCCAGTGGAGTACAACAAGCTACTTGACTTTATCTATCTTATCGAAAAAAGCCTCACAAAGATGCGTATATCGACCATTAGTCTTTCTCGCTCGACAGATGGAAACTCTCCTCCCGGAAGCGTGTCGTGTGATGTCTTTAATATTGAGGTGTACGTACGCTGATGAAAAACTCTCTTTCTTTTACTGGACTCGCTAGTACGATTACTCGGCTTCTTCATCGTTTTCACGTCATACTTTTTGCACTTGTCTCGATAGGTAGCTTAGCAGCGGCAACGCTTTTTCTCAACGAGCTCATCTCAAGGCCCACTACGAACTCCGATAATACAGCAGCGGGGAAATTTGACGATGCAACGATCAAGCGCATTTTGCTCTACCGCACCGCCGAAGAACAGGTGTCACAGGCATCAATTCCACTTAACAAAGGAAAACGGAATCCTATTGTTGAAACACCATGATTACAAAGGATGATAACTGAAATGATTCTTCTCGGCTCCACACTCCTCAACGCTCCCGTAATGAGTATCCAGACGGGTGGCGAACTGGCCCGTACATCAACTGCAATTATTGATCCAAGCAATCTTAGTGTCATAGCGTATGCGGTAACGGGGCCTCTTGTCCATCACTCAAATCAGCTGATCAGAGTTGCAGACGTAAGAGAGTTGAGCAGCATCGGGTTGATCATTGACTCCAGTGATGAGTTTGTGATTCCGGAAGACATCATTAAACTGCAAAGTATCTATGAACTTCACTTTGATATTCTGGGGATGCCCGTCATCGATCAAAAGAAAAAGAAACTGGGCAAAGTAATCGACTATACGGTCGAAACCGGTGGGTTTGTTGTCCAGCAGCTGACGGTTAAACGGCCACTCCTTCGTAGCCTCAATGATACAGAACTACTCATCCATCGTTCTCAGATTGTTGAGATTAACAATCATGAGATTGTTGTCCACTCGGAAGTGTCGGTTCCGGAGCCAAAACGACACGAAGTTTCCGGTAGTTATGTCAATCCGTTTCGTGGTAGTGCGAAACCAGCTCCAGAATCAGTCAACCAATCCAATCGCTAAACGTATATCATCATAGCGGAACCCCTGTCTTAGCAGATATTGTGCTAGTTTTTGATCGTCAGCGTACCGAGAGCGTTTTTTTGCAATGAGCTTTTGTAACTCCGTAGCATCATCACGAAGGTTCTCTGCTATCATCCGCTCAACAATGTCTGGTTCTACCCCCTTTGACCTTAGTTCTACTTTAAGTTTGCGTAGGGAAGTACCTTTCCCTACGTTCCTATTCTCGAACCACCAACGCGCAAATTGTTCATCATCAAGGTAACGCTTATGTTGTAGTTTTTTCAACACCCTTGGCACGAGGGCAGGGGAGTAGCCGAGACGCTCCCTCAATTCTCCGCTTCTACTTTTGTATCTCGTAGCGATCGTTTTACGACGTAGGTAATCACGGACTTCGCGCACACTGTGCGGTCGCATCAGGCAATATTCTAATGCCCGAGCATAGAGCTTGCCAAATTGACTCTCGATCTCGAGTTCAGCTACTTCGTCATTCTCTAGCTCCCTGCCAACTCTGACATTCAGATCGGTGATCTGCGAGACATCCAAACTAAACCGATACTTGCCGTCAATACTTACATTGACTCGATCAGGATTTCTCACCTGAGACGAAAGGCTTGTTACTTTCAATTTCCCTTTTCTCCCGCTATTTCAACGCAAGGAAACCACTATTCTTGCTCGCTCGAAACCTTTTCACGTACTTTCTTCTCGATTTCAGCAAGTACAGCAGGATTTTCTTTGAGGTATTTTTTTGTTTGTTCCCGCCCCTGGCCAATCTTTGCGTCGGCATAATCGAACCACGCTCCGGATTTGCCAACAATACCGTGCTGGACACCCAGATCTAATACATCGCCAGTTTTTGAGATACCCTCGTTATACATGATGTCAAACTCTGCAACACGAAATGGCGGTGCAATCTTGTTCTTGACGATCTTTACTTTAGTACGATTACCAATGATCTCTTCGCCCTCTTTGATCTGACCGGTTCGACGAATGTCAGCTCGAACCGACGCATAAAACTTGAGTGCATTACCACCTGTCGTCGTCTCTGGGTTACCAAACATAACGCCGATTTTCATGCGAATTTGGTTGATAAAGATAACCGTCGCCTTTGACTTATTGATGATGCCTGTTAGCTTTCGAAGCGCCTGACTCATGAGCCGCGCCTGGAGGCCCATATGACTGTCGCCCATATCGCCGTCAATCTCAGCCTGCGGCACAAGAGCTGCGACGGAATCAACGACAATGAGATCAACGGCGTTTGAGCGCACGAGCGTCTCGACGATCTCGAGCGCCTGCTCACCGTTATCGGGCTGGCTGACGAGTAGGTTATCGGTGTCCACTCCAAGCTTCTTTGCATAGGAGGGATCGAGTGCATGCTCGGCATCAATAAATGCCGCAGTGCCGCCTTGTTTTTGAATTTCAGCGATAGCGTGCAGCGTCAGCGTGGTCTTGCCCGAGCTTTCAGGACCATATACCTCAATAATACGGCCCTTTGGATAGCCGCCGCCAAGAGCAATGTCAAGGCTGAGACTACCGCTCGACAATAGTTCAACGTCAACTTTCTTTGCCTCACCCAATTTCATAATTGACCCATCACCAAATTGCTTAGTGATCTGATCCATCGCGAGACCAAGCGCCTTTAACTTACCCTCGTTGGCAACTGGTTTTTCGGCCAATGTTTTACTGTCAGACTGTTTTGCCATAAAACTCCCTCTTTTTACTCTCCTAATTATACCTCAGCAACCAAAGAGTTTGCTATAATGAAGTCAATGAAATCGATCAGACAAACCAGAGGGTTTACCGTCATTGAGCTGATAGTCGCTATCGTGCTCATTGGTATTGCTGGCTGGCTTTTTTATAGTGAGCGATTGAATGCCGATGCTATTCAACGCGACTCTGCCCGTAAAATTGCCATCAATGCAATGTACTATAATCTTGAGGAAGTCTACTACGCAAAAAATAACTACTACCCTACCTCCATTGACAGTAAGGTTCTGCGGGCTATGGATCCAGGGCTATTCACTGACCCCACCGGAACTTCAGTCGGCGAACTGGGCGCTAATTATACGTACGATGGGGCCAATTGCACGCCCGATGGCAAGTGTTCAGGATACACGCTACGATCAATCATGGAGCGCGAGGCAGATTACGTCAAAAAGAATCGCGCAACCAAATAATAAAATTCTCCTTGCCG comes from the Candidatus Saccharimonas aalborgensis genome and includes:
- a CDS encoding type II secretion system protein — translated: MKSIRQTRGFTVIELIVAIVLIGIAGWLFYSERLNADAIQRDSARKIAINAMYYNLEEVYYAKNNYYPTSIDSKVLRAMDPGLFTDPTGTSVGELGANYTYDGANCTPDGKCSGYTLRSIMEREADYVKKNRATK
- a CDS encoding PilN domain-containing protein — its product is MINLLPPLYHRQLIASRANTLLARYVVLSLLLIIVMIAEMTAVYLFLSSSKAQSEAAISENDQKTAKYSEVQKQAEQFRTDLVTAKTILDKQVPYTKIFRTVADLMPDGVILNHLTIDPSTFGTPTNLDIRARTYQAAIAFHTTLNNSNVLSNVSFQTVSFDAQDKTGYPYSSTLSVTFKKEALTEGVE
- a CDS encoding PRC-barrel domain-containing protein produces the protein MILLGSTLLNAPVMSIQTGGELARTSTAIIDPSNLSVIAYAVTGPLVHHSNQLIRVADVRELSSIGLIIDSSDEFVIPEDIIKLQSIYELHFDILGMPVIDQKKKKLGKVIDYTVETGGFVVQQLTVKRPLLRSLNDTELLIHRSQIVEINNHEIVVHSEVSVPEPKRHEVSGSYVNPFRGSAKPAPESVNQSNR
- a CDS encoding RecX family transcriptional regulator — protein: MKVTSLSSQVRNPDRVNVSIDGKYRFSLDVSQITDLNVRVGRELENDEVAELEIESQFGKLYARALEYCLMRPHSVREVRDYLRRKTIATRYKSRSGELRERLGYSPALVPRVLKKLQHKRYLDDEQFARWWFENRNVGKGTSLRKLKVELRSKGVEPDIVERMIAENLRDDATELQKLIAKKRSRYADDQKLAQYLLRQGFRYDDIRLAIGLVD
- the recA gene encoding recombinase RecA: MAKQSDSKTLAEKPVANEGKLKALGLAMDQITKQFGDGSIMKLGEAKKVDVELLSSGSLSLDIALGGGYPKGRIIEVYGPESSGKTTLTLHAIAEIQKQGGTAAFIDAEHALDPSYAKKLGVDTDNLLVSQPDNGEQALEIVETLVRSNAVDLIVVDSVAALVPQAEIDGDMGDSHMGLQARLMSQALRKLTGIINKSKATVIFINQIRMKIGVMFGNPETTTGGNALKFYASVRADIRRTGQIKEGEEIIGNRTKVKIVKNKIAPPFRVAEFDIMYNEGISKTGDVLDLGVQHGIVGKSGAWFDYADAKIGQGREQTKKYLKENPAVLAEIEKKVREKVSSEQE